In one window of Lynx canadensis isolate LIC74 chromosome B3, mLynCan4.pri.v2, whole genome shotgun sequence DNA:
- the AKT1 gene encoding RAC-alpha serine/threonine-protein kinase isoform X1 has protein sequence MGEWGGGCQHRGDRHGIFQPPPLCQHGPPAPRGWPQAPPGTRPWFTSCLHSAEPDQGPSRLPGHRHRNVGSPFTGPETRLLSHRRSWHGLGFLSTPYWFPPLWGLECQLMKTERPRPNTFIIRCLQWTTVIERTFHVETPEEREEWTTAIQTVADGLKRQEEEMMDFRSGSPSDNSGAEEMEVSLAKPKHRVTMNEFEYLKLLGKGTFGKVILVKEKATGRYYAMKILKKEVIVAKDEVAHTLTENRVLQNSRHPFLTALKYSFQTHDRLCFVMEYANGGELFFHLSRERVFPEDRARFYGAEIVSALDYLHSEKNVVYRDLKLENLMLDKDGHIKITDFGLCKEGIKDGATMKTFCGTPEYLAPEVLEDNDYGRAVDWWGLGVVMYEMLCGRLPFYNQDHEKLFELILMEELRFPRTLSPEAKSLLSGLLKKDPKQRLGGGAEDAKEIMQHRFFASIVWQDVYEKKLSPPFKPQVTSETDTRYFDEEFTAQMITITPPDQGDSVEGEDSERRPHFPQFSYSASGTA, from the exons ATGGGCGAGTGGGGGGGCGGGTGTCAGCACCGAGGAGACCGCCACGGGAttttccagcccccacccctgtgtCAACACGGGCCACCGGCCCCACGAGGCTGGCCCCAAGCCCCTCCTGGCACCCGGCCCTGGTTCACCTCTTGCTTACACTCTGCTGAGCCCGACCAGGGGCCCTCGAGGCTGCCGGGGCACAGGCACCGGAACGTCGGAAGCCCCTTCACAGGCCCCGAAACCCGTCTCCTCTCCCACAGACGGAGCTGGCACGGCCTGGGATTTCTCAGCACCCCCTACTGGTTCCCACCCCTCTGGGGGCTTG agtGTCAGCTGATGAAGACGGAGCGGCCCAGGCCCAACACCTTCATCATCCGCTGCCTGCAGTGGACCACGGTCATCGAGCGCACCTTCCACGTGGAGACCCCCGAGGAGCG GGAGGAGTGGACCACCGCCATCCAGACGGTGGCCGACGGGCTcaagaggcaggaggaggaaatGATGGACTTCCGGTCGGGCTCGCCCAGCGACAACTCGGGGGCCGAGGAGATGGAGGTGTCCCTGGCCAAGCCCAAGCACCGCGTG ACCATGAACGAGTTTGAGTACCTGAAGCTGCTGGGGAAAGGCACGTTCGGGAAGGTGATCCTGGTGAAGGAGAAGGCCACGGGCCGCTACTACGCCATGAAGATCCTCAAGAAGGAGGTCATCGTGGCCAAG GATGAGGTGGCCCACACGCTCACAGAGAACCGCGTTCTCCAGAACTCTCGGCACCCTTTCCTGACG GCCCTCAAGTACTCCTTCCAGACCCACGACCGTCTCTGCTTCGTCATGGAGTATGCCAATGGGGGCGAG CTGTTCTTCCACTTGTCCCGGGAGCGGGTCTTCCCCGAGGACCGTGCGCGCTTCTACGGCGCCGAGATCGTGTCCGCGCTGGACTACCTGCACTCCGAGAAGAACGTGGTCTACCGCGACCTCAAG CTGGAGAACCTCATGCTGGACAAGGACGGGCACATCAAGATCACCGACTTCGGCCTGTGCAAGGAGGGCATCAAGGACGGTGCCACCATGAAGACCTTCTGCGGGACGCCCGAGTACCTGGCCCCCGAG GTGCTGGAGGACAACGACTACGGCCGCGCGGTCGACTGGTGGGGGCTGGGCGTGGTCATGTACGAGATGCTGTGCGGCCGCCTGCCCTTCTACAACCAGGACCACGAGAAGCTCTTCGAGCTCATCCTCATGGAGGAGCTCCGCTTCCCGCGCACGCTCAGCCCCGAGGCCAAGTCCCTGCTGTCGGGGCTGCTCAAGAAGGACCCTAAGCAGAG GCTGGGAGGGGGCGCCGAGGACGCCAAGGAGATCATGCAGCACCGCTTTTTCGCCAGCATCGTGTGGCAGGACGTGTATGAGaagaag CTCAGTCCGCCCTTCAAGCCCCAGGTCACCTCAGAGACGGACACCAGGTATTTTGATGAGGAGTTCACGGCCCAGATGATCACCATCACGCCCCCCGACCAAG GCGACAGCGTGGAGGGCGAGGACAGCGAGCGGAGGCCCCACTTCCCACAGTTCTCCTACTCCGCCAGCGGCACGGCCTGA
- the AKT1 gene encoding RAC-alpha serine/threonine-protein kinase isoform X2 has product MNDVAIVKEGWLHKRGEYIKTWRPRYFLLKNDGTFIGYKERPQDVEQRESPLNNFSVAQCQLMKTERPRPNTFIIRCLQWTTVIERTFHVETPEEREEWTTAIQTVADGLKRQEEEMMDFRSGSPSDNSGAEEMEVSLAKPKHRVTMNEFEYLKLLGKGTFGKVILVKEKATGRYYAMKILKKEVIVAKDEVAHTLTENRVLQNSRHPFLTALKYSFQTHDRLCFVMEYANGGELFFHLSRERVFPEDRARFYGAEIVSALDYLHSEKNVVYRDLKLENLMLDKDGHIKITDFGLCKEGIKDGATMKTFCGTPEYLAPEVLEDNDYGRAVDWWGLGVVMYEMLCGRLPFYNQDHEKLFELILMEELRFPRTLSPEAKSLLSGLLKKDPKQRLGGGAEDAKEIMQHRFFASIVWQDVYEKKLSPPFKPQVTSETDTRYFDEEFTAQMITITPPDQGDSVEGEDSERRPHFPQFSYSASGTA; this is encoded by the exons GGGAATACATCAAGACCTGGAGGCCCCGGTACTTCCTCCTCAAGAACGACGGCACCTTCATCGGCTACAAGGAGCGGCCACAGGACGTGGAGCAGAGAGAGTCCCCGCTCAACAACTTCTCTGTGGCGC agtGTCAGCTGATGAAGACGGAGCGGCCCAGGCCCAACACCTTCATCATCCGCTGCCTGCAGTGGACCACGGTCATCGAGCGCACCTTCCACGTGGAGACCCCCGAGGAGCG GGAGGAGTGGACCACCGCCATCCAGACGGTGGCCGACGGGCTcaagaggcaggaggaggaaatGATGGACTTCCGGTCGGGCTCGCCCAGCGACAACTCGGGGGCCGAGGAGATGGAGGTGTCCCTGGCCAAGCCCAAGCACCGCGTG ACCATGAACGAGTTTGAGTACCTGAAGCTGCTGGGGAAAGGCACGTTCGGGAAGGTGATCCTGGTGAAGGAGAAGGCCACGGGCCGCTACTACGCCATGAAGATCCTCAAGAAGGAGGTCATCGTGGCCAAG GATGAGGTGGCCCACACGCTCACAGAGAACCGCGTTCTCCAGAACTCTCGGCACCCTTTCCTGACG GCCCTCAAGTACTCCTTCCAGACCCACGACCGTCTCTGCTTCGTCATGGAGTATGCCAATGGGGGCGAG CTGTTCTTCCACTTGTCCCGGGAGCGGGTCTTCCCCGAGGACCGTGCGCGCTTCTACGGCGCCGAGATCGTGTCCGCGCTGGACTACCTGCACTCCGAGAAGAACGTGGTCTACCGCGACCTCAAG CTGGAGAACCTCATGCTGGACAAGGACGGGCACATCAAGATCACCGACTTCGGCCTGTGCAAGGAGGGCATCAAGGACGGTGCCACCATGAAGACCTTCTGCGGGACGCCCGAGTACCTGGCCCCCGAG GTGCTGGAGGACAACGACTACGGCCGCGCGGTCGACTGGTGGGGGCTGGGCGTGGTCATGTACGAGATGCTGTGCGGCCGCCTGCCCTTCTACAACCAGGACCACGAGAAGCTCTTCGAGCTCATCCTCATGGAGGAGCTCCGCTTCCCGCGCACGCTCAGCCCCGAGGCCAAGTCCCTGCTGTCGGGGCTGCTCAAGAAGGACCCTAAGCAGAG GCTGGGAGGGGGCGCCGAGGACGCCAAGGAGATCATGCAGCACCGCTTTTTCGCCAGCATCGTGTGGCAGGACGTGTATGAGaagaag CTCAGTCCGCCCTTCAAGCCCCAGGTCACCTCAGAGACGGACACCAGGTATTTTGATGAGGAGTTCACGGCCCAGATGATCACCATCACGCCCCCCGACCAAG GCGACAGCGTGGAGGGCGAGGACAGCGAGCGGAGGCCCCACTTCCCACAGTTCTCCTACTCCGCCAGCGGCACGGCCTGA